A section of the Acanthochromis polyacanthus isolate Apoly-LR-REF ecotype Palm Island chromosome 13, KAUST_Apoly_ChrSc, whole genome shotgun sequence genome encodes:
- the slc46a1 gene encoding proton-coupled folate transporter isoform X2, with protein MSSTPHQMTTNCPTRSTTKRRPNPLSTQYLWDRISEDLGYNGSKRSECGNTSLPPDPLQKEVETLTAHWNLYINLGGFSVGLLVVPLLGSWSDFAGRRPVLIFPNLGLALQAVVYLVVMYLKLPVVYFLLGRLLGGLSGDFNAILAGCFAYVADTSDRRSRTFRVAILEACLGLSGMLASIIGGQWRRAQGYINPFWLVLATNLASALYTYLFVCESVSQVPTAKLFSTHHHKAVWHLYSTGGSSNESGGGFHRCKLWLYTLCFFLVVMVHFGVRDLYILYELSSPLCWGSELIGFGSAALNLGYLTSLLGLKIMQCCLEDSWVALVGLASNIIGLIVFSVADTTELMFTGYGLSFLFMTSTPVLRSKLSKLVDPSEQGALFASVACVESLCFLVGSGIFNSLYPATLHFMKGFPFLFAAIILFIPVGIIGTLQCLDQRRNHADSTVS; from the exons ATGTCCTCGACGCCGCATCAAATGACGACCAACTGTCCGACACGCTCGACCACAAAAAGGAGGCCG AATCCTCTGTCCACCCAGTATCTGTGGGACCGAATCAGTGAGGACCTCGGCTACAACGGCTCCAAGAGGTCGGAGTGCGGCAACACCTCCTTGCCCCCCGACCCGCTCCAGAAG GAGGTAGAAACCTTAACAGCCCACTGGAACCTCTACATCAATCTGGGAGGCTTTTCTGTTGGTCTGCTGGTGGTTCCTCTCCTGGGCTCATGGAGCGACTTCGCAGGCCGCAGACCAGTCCTCATCTTCCCCAACCTGGGCCTGGCCCTGCAGGCGGTGGTTTACCTAGTGGTGATGTACCTCAAGCTGCCTGTGGTCTACTTTCTGCTGGGCAGGCTGCTCGGTGGCCTTTCAGGTGATTTTAATGCCATCCTGGCCGGCTGCTTCGCATATGTGGCCGACACCAGTGACAGGCGGTCTCGCACCTTCAGGGTGGCAATATTGGAGGCCTGTCTGGGTCTTTCAGGCATGCTGGCAAGCATCATCGGAGGACAGTGGAGGCGGGCACAAGG TTACATCAACCCCTTCTGGCTGGTCCTGGCTACCAACTTGGCTTCAGCTCTGTACACTTACCTGTTCGTCTGCGAGTCTGTCTCCCAAGTCCCGACTGCCAAGCTGTTCTCCACTCACCACCACAAAGCTGTCTGGCACCTCTACTCAACGGGAGGCAGCAGCAACGAGTCTGGTGGAGGGTTTCACAGATGCAAGCTGTGGCTTTACACGCTGTGCTTCTTTCTGGTGGTGATGGTTCATTTCGGCGTCAGAGACCTGTACATATTGTATGAGCTGAGCTCACCGCTGTGCTGGGGGTCGGAGCTCATTGGCTTTGGATCAGCTGCTCTGAACCTGGGCTACCTGACCAGTCTGCTGGGGCTGAAGATCATGCAGTGCTGTCTGGAGGACTCCTGGGTGGCTCTCGTGGGTCTGGCCTCAAACATCATTGGgcttattgtgttttctgtagctGACACCACGGAGCTCATGTTCACAG GTTATGGTCTGTCTTTCCTCTTCATGACTTCGACGCCTGTGCTCAGGTCAAAGCTGTCCAAGCTGGTGGATCCATCAGAGCAAG GTGCCCTGTTTGCCTCTGTGGCCTGTGTGGAGAGCTTGTGTTTCCTGGTGGGCAGCGGGATCTTTAACTCCCTCTATCCAGCCACCCTGCACTTCATGAAAGGCTTCCCGTTCCTCTTTGCTGccatcatcctcttcatccctGTTGGGATAATCGG GACCCTGCAATGTTTAGACCAGAGGAGAAACCATGCAGACTCCACAGTGTCCTGA
- the slc46a1 gene encoding proton-coupled folate transporter isoform X1, with protein sequence MDEPDTAAILPGDVLDAASNDDQLSDTLDHKKEAGEPTSSSVRPPFTCWLPVSVEPVMFLSMFSLALQNPLSTQYLWDRISEDLGYNGSKRSECGNTSLPPDPLQKEVETLTAHWNLYINLGGFSVGLLVVPLLGSWSDFAGRRPVLIFPNLGLALQAVVYLVVMYLKLPVVYFLLGRLLGGLSGDFNAILAGCFAYVADTSDRRSRTFRVAILEACLGLSGMLASIIGGQWRRAQGYINPFWLVLATNLASALYTYLFVCESVSQVPTAKLFSTHHHKAVWHLYSTGGSSNESGGGFHRCKLWLYTLCFFLVVMVHFGVRDLYILYELSSPLCWGSELIGFGSAALNLGYLTSLLGLKIMQCCLEDSWVALVGLASNIIGLIVFSVADTTELMFTGYGLSFLFMTSTPVLRSKLSKLVDPSEQGALFASVACVESLCFLVGSGIFNSLYPATLHFMKGFPFLFAAIILFIPVGIIGTLQCLDQRRNHADSTVS encoded by the exons ATGGACGAGCCGGACACGGCGGCAATACTCCCCGGAGATGTCCTCGACGCCGCATCAAATGACGACCAACTGTCCGACACGCTCGACCACAAAAAGGAGGCCGGTGAGCCAACGTCCAGCTCCGTCCGCCCACCGTTTACATGCTGGCTGCCGGTGTCTGTGGAGCCGGTGATGTTCCTCTCCATGTTCTCTCTGGCCCTGCAGAATCCTCTGTCCACCCAGTATCTGTGGGACCGAATCAGTGAGGACCTCGGCTACAACGGCTCCAAGAGGTCGGAGTGCGGCAACACCTCCTTGCCCCCCGACCCGCTCCAGAAG GAGGTAGAAACCTTAACAGCCCACTGGAACCTCTACATCAATCTGGGAGGCTTTTCTGTTGGTCTGCTGGTGGTTCCTCTCCTGGGCTCATGGAGCGACTTCGCAGGCCGCAGACCAGTCCTCATCTTCCCCAACCTGGGCCTGGCCCTGCAGGCGGTGGTTTACCTAGTGGTGATGTACCTCAAGCTGCCTGTGGTCTACTTTCTGCTGGGCAGGCTGCTCGGTGGCCTTTCAGGTGATTTTAATGCCATCCTGGCCGGCTGCTTCGCATATGTGGCCGACACCAGTGACAGGCGGTCTCGCACCTTCAGGGTGGCAATATTGGAGGCCTGTCTGGGTCTTTCAGGCATGCTGGCAAGCATCATCGGAGGACAGTGGAGGCGGGCACAAGG TTACATCAACCCCTTCTGGCTGGTCCTGGCTACCAACTTGGCTTCAGCTCTGTACACTTACCTGTTCGTCTGCGAGTCTGTCTCCCAAGTCCCGACTGCCAAGCTGTTCTCCACTCACCACCACAAAGCTGTCTGGCACCTCTACTCAACGGGAGGCAGCAGCAACGAGTCTGGTGGAGGGTTTCACAGATGCAAGCTGTGGCTTTACACGCTGTGCTTCTTTCTGGTGGTGATGGTTCATTTCGGCGTCAGAGACCTGTACATATTGTATGAGCTGAGCTCACCGCTGTGCTGGGGGTCGGAGCTCATTGGCTTTGGATCAGCTGCTCTGAACCTGGGCTACCTGACCAGTCTGCTGGGGCTGAAGATCATGCAGTGCTGTCTGGAGGACTCCTGGGTGGCTCTCGTGGGTCTGGCCTCAAACATCATTGGgcttattgtgttttctgtagctGACACCACGGAGCTCATGTTCACAG GTTATGGTCTGTCTTTCCTCTTCATGACTTCGACGCCTGTGCTCAGGTCAAAGCTGTCCAAGCTGGTGGATCCATCAGAGCAAG GTGCCCTGTTTGCCTCTGTGGCCTGTGTGGAGAGCTTGTGTTTCCTGGTGGGCAGCGGGATCTTTAACTCCCTCTATCCAGCCACCCTGCACTTCATGAAAGGCTTCCCGTTCCTCTTTGCTGccatcatcctcttcatccctGTTGGGATAATCGG GACCCTGCAATGTTTAGACCAGAGGAGAAACCATGCAGACTCCACAGTGTCCTGA